The following are encoded in a window of Paenibacillus polymyxa genomic DNA:
- a CDS encoding ABC transporter ATP-binding protein, with amino-acid sequence MKKGGWLSQVKELGYLLMFMNRKRKTQYAIGLAVTALTQTLFLIAFSLVVHNLVDFAVSRDTSLMVEAFIILGAALFLENVISPWFIYLYQRSVELTVLNIRERLYDKLCRVRTRFLEQTHHGDLLSRVNNDVTTVEFTFSQVYFVLLLQVVFCIGSIVSMVLIDWRFAGVSFVILLLSSVVSLKFARDIRALSEQGLQTLGKMTEKFKDFMGGIQIVKLFRIRTIYGQYKALNEQMTQTLRQTAQKNGMQAAVNHFISYVTFCGIIVIGSLLYAYGLMGMGSVAALAVLQVNLTHALLNLGMVLSMTQNSIAGAHRIQEVLREEEEPERLGSPHSELVSEAAVEFRDVEFSYQADKKVLVDISMQVFPGQVAAIVGASGSGKSTLIKLLLGFYPVDSGEILLQGKPFGHYTLDEIRRQIAYVPQEPFLFTGTIEENIRYGNPDATDEEVIEAAKAAYAHHFIQELPEQYKTPVGERGASLSGGQRQRIAIARAILKNAPILLLDEATSALDNESQHWVQQALNVLMKGRTTILIAHRLSTVEHADLITVMNQGTVVERGRHQDLLALGGYYARLYG; translated from the coding sequence ATGAAAAAGGGCGGATGGCTCTCGCAAGTGAAAGAACTCGGCTACTTGCTGATGTTTATGAACCGCAAGCGCAAAACCCAGTACGCCATTGGCCTGGCCGTGACGGCGCTCACCCAGACATTGTTCTTGATCGCCTTCAGCTTGGTCGTACATAACTTGGTTGATTTCGCCGTGTCTCGAGATACGTCCCTGATGGTGGAAGCCTTTATTATTTTGGGCGCGGCCTTGTTCCTGGAAAATGTGATTTCTCCCTGGTTCATTTACTTATACCAGCGCAGTGTCGAGCTGACTGTGCTGAATATCCGCGAACGTCTTTATGACAAGCTGTGCCGGGTGCGGACGAGATTCCTGGAGCAGACGCACCATGGGGATTTGCTGTCGCGGGTGAACAACGACGTAACGACCGTTGAGTTTACATTCTCGCAGGTTTACTTCGTTTTGCTGCTTCAAGTTGTCTTTTGCATCGGCTCCATTGTCTCCATGGTGTTGATCGATTGGCGGTTTGCCGGCGTATCCTTCGTCATTCTGCTGCTGTCCTCCGTGGTCAGCCTGAAATTTGCGCGGGATATTCGCGCCTTGTCCGAACAAGGCTTGCAAACGCTCGGTAAAATGACCGAAAAATTCAAAGATTTTATGGGCGGCATTCAAATTGTGAAGCTGTTCCGCATCCGCACGATTTACGGCCAGTACAAGGCGTTGAACGAACAAATGACGCAGACGCTTCGGCAAACCGCGCAGAAGAACGGCATGCAGGCTGCGGTGAATCATTTTATCAGCTACGTCACGTTCTGCGGTATCATCGTCATCGGCAGTCTTCTTTATGCCTACGGACTGATGGGAATGGGAAGCGTCGCTGCCCTGGCGGTTCTGCAAGTGAATCTGACGCACGCCTTGTTGAACTTGGGGATGGTTCTGTCGATGACCCAAAATTCGATCGCGGGCGCTCACCGGATTCAAGAGGTACTAAGAGAGGAAGAGGAACCGGAGCGTTTGGGATCTCCTCACAGCGAGCTCGTGTCGGAGGCTGCGGTGGAGTTTCGCGATGTGGAATTTTCCTATCAGGCGGATAAAAAGGTGCTTGTCGACATCTCCATGCAGGTGTTTCCCGGCCAGGTCGCCGCTATCGTGGGGGCCAGCGGCAGCGGCAAAAGTACGCTGATCAAGCTGCTGCTCGGCTTTTATCCTGTGGACAGCGGAGAAATCCTGCTCCAAGGCAAACCGTTCGGCCATTACACGCTGGACGAAATCCGCAGGCAGATTGCATACGTTCCACAGGAGCCGTTCTTGTTTACCGGCACGATTGAGGAAAACATCCGCTACGGCAACCCGGATGCAACGGATGAAGAAGTGATCGAAGCGGCCAAAGCGGCGTACGCTCACCATTTCATTCAGGAACTTCCTGAACAGTATAAAACGCCGGTGGGAGAGAGAGGAGCGTCGTTGTCGGGCGGACAAAGGCAGCGAATTGCGATTGCCCGGGCGATTCTCAAAAACGCCCCGATTCTGCTGCTGGACGAAGCGACTTCCGCGCTGGATAACGAATCCCAGCATTGGGTACAGCAGGCCCTGAACGTATTGATGAAGGGGCGCACCACCATTCTGATCGCCCACCGTCTCAGCACCGTGGAACATGCGGATTTGATTACCGTCATGAACCAAGGGACGGTCGTCGAGCGGGGCCGCCATCAGGACCTGCTGGCGCTCGGGGGTTATTACGCCCGGCTGTACGGCTAG
- a CDS encoding ABC transporter ATP-binding protein, whose amino-acid sequence MEADRQPSVLEQGTAAPSKRQTAYAAWKAFRWLMSYVSRHKGWMIVGILSAIAAAVIEIWMGSLIEQLTTQAEKGAGPIVLQIVYTVFVVILIGVPAKFFMSFGVERSSASAVQDIRNHVMRHVGKLPVSYLEKQHSGDVLSRINNDLQLIQQFMIRDLAQWFYHPLVFIGCFAYLIYLQWELMLYSLLLFPVALLVSQWIGKQLERLTEEAQANMGRMNVNLQDTLGGMPIVKSYLLSGMLSRSYQVLLQLTAQKKLAVKKREAWVNPLLSTLMISPIIFAVSYGSYLIYNGQLGAGELIAFLYLLNLCLEPLEHIPELITRTFEMAGALRRVSEIVEQPTETENGRSLPKASAAPIEFQNVTFGYEESSPILRNVSFSVPEGKTIALVGASGGGKSTVFKLVCGFYPLPEDQGEIRVFGSLIHGVDPEQLRSHFSVVTQDSYLFSGTIAENIGYGREVASMDEIIEAAKAAQAHSFIMQLPDGYQTYVGERGGLLSGGQRQRIAMARAFLKDAPVLLLDEPTSALDPESESAVQEALGALMKQRTTMIIAHRLSTVQNADEIWVMEQGSIVEKGTHEQLLKMKGLYAQSYYQEFTESAERREVAYT is encoded by the coding sequence GATGGGAAGTTTGATCGAGCAGCTGACCACCCAGGCTGAGAAGGGGGCAGGGCCAATCGTTCTGCAAATCGTGTACACGGTCTTTGTGGTCATCTTGATCGGTGTGCCGGCGAAGTTTTTCATGAGCTTCGGCGTGGAGCGAAGCAGCGCCTCTGCGGTGCAGGATATCCGCAACCATGTCATGCGTCATGTCGGCAAACTCCCAGTCTCCTACTTGGAAAAGCAGCACTCCGGCGACGTATTGTCGCGGATCAACAACGACCTGCAGCTGATCCAGCAGTTTATGATTCGGGACCTCGCCCAGTGGTTTTATCATCCGCTGGTGTTCATCGGCTGTTTCGCTTATTTGATCTACCTCCAATGGGAGCTGATGCTGTACAGCCTGCTGTTATTTCCCGTAGCGCTGCTGGTTTCCCAATGGATCGGCAAGCAGTTGGAGCGGTTGACGGAGGAAGCCCAGGCGAACATGGGCCGAATGAACGTCAACCTCCAGGATACGCTTGGGGGTATGCCTATTGTAAAAAGCTACCTGCTATCCGGCATGTTATCTCGCTCCTACCAAGTGCTGCTGCAATTGACGGCTCAAAAAAAGCTGGCCGTGAAAAAGCGGGAAGCCTGGGTCAACCCGCTGCTTTCCACGCTGATGATCAGCCCGATCATTTTCGCCGTCAGTTACGGAAGCTATTTGATCTACAATGGGCAGCTAGGCGCGGGAGAGCTGATCGCCTTCCTGTATTTGCTGAATCTGTGTCTGGAGCCGCTGGAGCATATTCCCGAGCTCATCACGCGGACGTTCGAAATGGCCGGTGCCCTGAGAAGGGTCTCCGAAATCGTCGAGCAGCCGACCGAAACGGAAAATGGCCGTTCGCTTCCGAAAGCGAGCGCCGCCCCCATCGAGTTTCAGAACGTAACCTTCGGATATGAGGAGAGCTCCCCGATCCTGCGGAATGTTAGCTTCTCGGTGCCGGAAGGGAAGACGATCGCGCTTGTCGGAGCGAGCGGCGGAGGGAAGAGCACGGTGTTTAAGCTTGTATGCGGCTTTTATCCGCTTCCAGAGGACCAGGGCGAGATCCGCGTGTTCGGCAGCCTGATCCACGGCGTCGATCCGGAGCAGCTTCGGTCGCATTTTTCCGTGGTAACCCAGGATTCATATTTGTTTAGCGGCACGATCGCTGAAAATATCGGCTACGGGCGGGAAGTAGCGTCGATGGACGAGATTATCGAAGCCGCTAAAGCCGCTCAGGCGCATTCCTTCATTATGCAGCTTCCCGACGGCTACCAGACGTATGTCGGAGAGCGCGGAGGCCTTTTGTCCGGCGGGCAGCGCCAGCGCATTGCAATGGCCCGGGCTTTTCTTAAGGATGCTCCCGTTCTGCTGCTGGACGAGCCAACGTCGGCTCTTGATCCGGAGTCGGAAAGCGCGGTTCAGGAAGCGCTGGGCGCATTGATGAAGCAGAGAACGACGATGATTATTGCCCACCGGCTTTCTACAGTACAAAACGCCGACGAAATTTGGGTCATGGAACAGGGGAGTATTGTTGAAAAGGGCACTCATGAACAATTGCTGAAGATGAAGGGACTGTACGCCCAGTCGTACTATCAGGAATTTACCGAGTCTGCCGAACGCAGGGAGGTGGCGTACACATGA